In one Streptomyces sp. T12 genomic region, the following are encoded:
- a CDS encoding cellulase family glycosylhydrolase codes for MPNIRTRLLVVLVVLFGSLTVAGPTPATAATLPDSLWFDETPLTVQNGRFTDGNGREVVLRGYNVSGETKLAENKGLPFASVADAKKSATALRALGGGNSIRFLLSWAYAEPVRGQVDTTYLAAATAQMRAFLDAGIRVYPDFHQDLYSRHLFDPDSWYTGDGAPKWAVDAGNYPDENCGICLFWGQNITQNEAVKQASHDFWHNAHGLQDAFLATAQKTMAYVKQNVSAAEFAGVVGFDPYNEPHAGTYDSGQTSRTWERDILWPFYEKFRSRMDAAGWQDKPLFAEPNLFWNANIDFQKQEGGLLDAGTLGPRYVFNTHFYDQKAISGVFMWGKAADGQYAGDFGTVRDRASATKTPAIVSEFGHPLAGSVSDKAPTVLKAMYQALDSRVPGKSWWSDPAGSGPVLSGSQWQWDIYNGRHHELMNDNPDKVLTTGDAWNEEDLSAVRLDDSGTPVLRQDARLLDRLYPSATSGATVAFTYEDRSRDGDTTLTWNPVPSSLPNVAQLVGSGQYGLLLWRSNSGTAPTELHLPASFPTGSATVVSDLGTAYAPPSYTAATPVGVAAEPGGTGSRRLLLTDSDSGVLHYALVTNGASAPSTALLNAARSELSAWAARTAG; via the coding sequence ATGCCGAATATCCGGACGCGTCTGCTCGTTGTCCTGGTCGTCCTTTTCGGATCCCTGACGGTGGCGGGCCCCACTCCCGCCACCGCCGCGACCCTTCCCGACTCCCTCTGGTTCGACGAAACGCCCCTCACCGTCCAGAACGGCCGCTTCACCGACGGAAACGGCCGCGAGGTCGTGCTGCGCGGCTACAACGTCTCCGGCGAGACCAAGCTGGCCGAGAACAAGGGCCTGCCCTTCGCCTCGGTCGCCGACGCGAAGAAGTCCGCGACCGCGCTGCGCGCCCTCGGCGGCGGCAACTCGATCCGCTTCCTGCTGTCCTGGGCCTACGCGGAACCCGTACGCGGCCAGGTGGACACCACGTATCTGGCCGCCGCCACCGCCCAGATGCGCGCCTTCCTCGACGCGGGCATCCGCGTCTACCCCGACTTCCACCAGGACCTCTACTCCCGCCACCTGTTCGATCCGGACAGCTGGTACACGGGCGACGGCGCCCCCAAGTGGGCCGTCGACGCCGGGAACTACCCGGACGAGAACTGCGGGATCTGCCTCTTCTGGGGCCAGAACATCACCCAGAACGAGGCCGTGAAGCAGGCGTCGCACGACTTCTGGCACAACGCGCACGGCCTCCAGGACGCCTTCCTGGCCACCGCCCAGAAGACGATGGCGTACGTCAAACAGAACGTCTCCGCCGCCGAGTTCGCGGGCGTCGTCGGCTTCGACCCCTACAACGAACCGCACGCCGGCACCTACGACTCCGGCCAGACCAGCCGCACCTGGGAACGCGACATCCTGTGGCCCTTCTACGAGAAGTTCCGGTCCCGCATGGACGCGGCCGGCTGGCAGGACAAGCCGCTCTTCGCCGAGCCGAACCTCTTCTGGAACGCCAACATCGACTTCCAGAAGCAGGAGGGCGGACTACTGGACGCGGGCACGCTCGGGCCGCGGTACGTCTTCAACACCCACTTCTACGACCAGAAGGCCATCTCGGGCGTCTTCATGTGGGGCAAGGCGGCCGACGGCCAGTACGCCGGCGACTTCGGCACCGTCCGCGACCGCGCCTCGGCCACGAAAACACCCGCGATCGTCAGCGAGTTCGGCCACCCACTGGCGGGATCGGTCTCCGACAAGGCACCGACCGTGCTCAAGGCGATGTACCAAGCCCTCGACTCCCGGGTCCCGGGCAAGAGCTGGTGGTCCGACCCGGCCGGCTCCGGCCCGGTGCTCTCCGGTTCGCAGTGGCAGTGGGACATCTACAACGGACGCCACCACGAGCTGATGAACGACAACCCCGACAAGGTCCTCACCACCGGTGACGCCTGGAACGAGGAGGACCTGTCCGCCGTACGCCTCGACGACTCGGGAACACCGGTGCTGCGGCAGGACGCCCGGCTGCTGGACCGCCTCTACCCGAGCGCCACGTCCGGCGCGACGGTCGCCTTCACCTACGAGGACCGCTCCCGGGACGGCGACACGACCCTGACCTGGAACCCGGTGCCCAGCTCACTGCCGAACGTCGCGCAGCTGGTGGGGTCGGGACAGTACGGGCTGCTGCTCTGGCGCTCCAACAGCGGCACGGCGCCGACCGAACTGCACCTTCCCGCGTCCTTCCCGACCGGGTCCGCCACGGTGGTCTCCGACCTGGGCACGGCGTACGCGCCGCCGTCGTACACCGCGGCCACCCCGGTCGGCGTGGCCGCGGAACCGGGCGGCACGGGAAGCCGCCGCCTGCTGCTCACCGACTCGGACTCCGGCGTCCTGCACTACGCGCTGGTGACGAACGGGGCGAGCGCTCCCTCGACCGCCCTGTTGAACGCCGCCCGGTCCGAGCTCTCCGCGTGGGCCGCGCGGACTGCCGGATAG
- a CDS encoding VWA domain-containing protein gives MTDGTGMTGGTGMTGGTGMTGGTGMTGVTGVTGVFAADAALLGFARALRAAGVDASAERVHAFLCAVDVLRPGLRADVYWAGRLTLCGDRDDLERYERVFAACFGGGERVSRTVPTPPPPRLRLVVSGGTGTSASAEPKAPPTASLASTAEVLRHRDVADLDAAQREQVRRLLAAFALRGETRRSARRSPARRGEVDPHRTVRELLRRGGEPARLRRHARAERPRRVVLLVDVSGSMAPYADALLRFTHAAAHTRGTEVFTIGTRLTRVTRQMSHRDPDLAMAAVAAAVPDWRGGTRLGELLRAFLDRWGQRGMARGAIVVVLSDGWERGDPELLAAQMRRLHRLAHRVIWANPRKARPGYAPLAAGMAAALPSVDAFVEGHSLAALERLAAVVRGAVDA, from the coding sequence ATGACTGACGGGACCGGCATGACAGGCGGCACCGGCATGACAGGCGGCACCGGCATGACAGGCGGCACCGGCATGACAGGTGTGACGGGCGTGACGGGCGTGTTCGCCGCGGACGCCGCGCTTCTGGGCTTCGCCCGTGCCCTGCGCGCGGCGGGCGTCGACGCGAGTGCCGAGCGGGTGCACGCGTTCCTGTGCGCGGTGGACGTCCTGCGGCCGGGGCTGCGGGCCGACGTGTACTGGGCGGGGCGGCTGACGCTGTGCGGGGACCGGGACGACCTGGAGCGGTACGAGCGGGTGTTCGCTGCCTGCTTCGGTGGCGGTGAGCGGGTCAGCCGTACGGTGCCCACTCCTCCCCCACCTCGACTGCGGCTGGTCGTCAGCGGCGGCACCGGCACCTCCGCAAGTGCCGAGCCCAAGGCCCCGCCGACGGCCTCCCTGGCCAGCACCGCCGAGGTCCTGCGCCATCGCGACGTCGCCGACCTGGACGCCGCCCAACGCGAGCAGGTGCGCCGGCTGCTGGCCGCGTTCGCGTTGCGCGGCGAGACACGCCGCTCCGCGCGCCGGAGCCCGGCCAGACGCGGCGAGGTCGATCCGCACCGGACGGTGCGGGAGCTGTTGCGGCGCGGTGGGGAGCCCGCACGCCTGCGGCGGCACGCGCGGGCGGAGCGGCCCCGCCGGGTCGTGCTGCTCGTGGACGTCAGCGGCTCCATGGCGCCGTACGCAGATGCGCTGTTGCGCTTCACGCACGCGGCCGCCCACACACGAGGCACCGAGGTGTTCACGATCGGCACCCGGCTGACCCGGGTGACCAGGCAGATGTCGCACCGTGATCCGGACCTGGCGATGGCCGCGGTCGCGGCGGCGGTGCCCGACTGGCGCGGGGGTACCCGGCTGGGCGAGCTGCTGCGGGCGTTCCTGGATCGCTGGGGGCAGCGCGGCATGGCGCGCGGTGCGATCGTGGTGGTGCTGTCCGACGGCTGGGAGCGCGGCGACCCGGAGCTCCTGGCGGCCCAGATGCGCCGCCTGCACCGGCTGGCGCACCGGGTGATCTGGGCCAATCCGCGCAAGGCGCGCCCCGGCTACGCGCCCCTGGCGGCCGGGATGGCGGCGGCGCTGCCGAGCGTGGACGCCTTCGTCGAGGGGCACAGCCTGGCCGCCCTGGAGCGGCTGGCGGCGGTGGTGAGAGGAGCGGTCGATGCGTGA
- a CDS encoding xanthine dehydrogenase family protein molybdopterin-binding subunit — translation MSETVEREVGRARTRKEDAHLITGQTNWTDNISVNGLLHLSILRSPMAHARIDRVDVSAALELPGVIAAFSGRDLAEAMGSLPCAWPVAEDTVVPDHPPIAVDEVRYAGDPVAVVVARDRYTAADALEAIEVDYTPLPAVLDIEGSLAEGTALVHSDKGTNRCYDYHSASGDYAAAKARADVVVTRRYHQQRLIPTAMEPRAVVVTPLAASGDFTLYSSTQIPHVLRVLLAVTTGIPENKIRVVAPDVGGGFGSKLQVYGEEVITLVLAKRLGRPLKWTESRSEANVATHHGRSQVQDIEIAARSDGTVLGLKVSLLADMGAYLMLLSPGIPVLGASMYPAIYKMGAYDFSCTGVFTNRTPIDAYRGAGRPEATYAIERIMDDLAAELGMDPVDLRRHNWIRHEEFPYTTIAGLTYDSGNYEAATDKALALFDYDKLRAEQADRVDHGDTVRLGIGVSTYTEMCGLAPSRWLGEMRYAAGGWEAASIRVLPTGKVEVVTGTSPHGQGHVTSWSQIAADALGVPFEDVEVMHGDTMLAPHGMDTYGSRSLVIGGVAVHEAARKVVDKARKVAAHLLEASEADLDFADGAFTVKGSPEARKTIQEVAFAAFASHDLPDGMEPSINAEHVLDPDTFSFPHGTHLCAVEVDTETGAVHIRSYVCVDDVGKVINPMIVEGQLHGGIAQGIAQALYEEALYDEDGNLVTGTLADYLVPGAPDLPEFVTDRTETPATSNPLGVKGVGEAGTIASTPAVVNAVVDALRPFGVQDIRMPCTPERVWQAVRSGKETSA, via the coding sequence ATGAGCGAGACCGTCGAACGCGAGGTCGGCCGCGCCCGGACCCGCAAGGAGGACGCCCACCTGATCACCGGGCAGACCAACTGGACCGACAACATCAGCGTCAACGGACTGCTGCACCTGTCGATCCTGCGCAGCCCGATGGCGCACGCCCGCATCGACCGCGTCGACGTGTCGGCGGCCCTCGAACTCCCCGGCGTCATCGCCGCGTTCAGCGGACGCGACCTCGCGGAGGCGATGGGCTCGCTGCCGTGCGCCTGGCCCGTCGCAGAGGACACCGTCGTGCCGGACCACCCGCCGATCGCCGTCGACGAGGTGCGCTACGCCGGCGACCCGGTGGCCGTCGTGGTGGCCCGCGACCGGTACACGGCCGCCGACGCACTGGAGGCCATCGAGGTCGACTACACCCCGCTGCCCGCCGTCCTGGACATCGAGGGGTCGCTGGCCGAGGGCACCGCGCTGGTCCACTCCGACAAGGGCACCAACCGCTGCTACGACTACCACTCCGCGAGCGGCGACTACGCCGCCGCCAAGGCACGGGCCGACGTCGTCGTGACCCGTCGCTACCACCAGCAGCGCCTCATCCCGACCGCGATGGAGCCCCGCGCCGTCGTGGTCACCCCGCTCGCCGCGTCCGGCGACTTCACCCTCTACTCCTCCACCCAGATCCCGCACGTCCTGCGGGTCCTGCTCGCCGTCACCACCGGCATCCCGGAGAACAAGATCCGCGTCGTCGCCCCCGACGTGGGCGGCGGATTCGGCTCGAAGCTCCAGGTCTACGGCGAGGAAGTGATCACCCTCGTGCTGGCCAAGCGCCTCGGCCGGCCCCTGAAGTGGACCGAGTCCCGCTCCGAGGCCAACGTCGCCACCCACCACGGCCGCAGCCAGGTCCAGGACATCGAGATCGCCGCCCGCAGCGACGGCACCGTGCTGGGCCTGAAGGTCTCGCTGCTGGCCGACATGGGCGCCTACCTGATGCTGCTCAGCCCGGGCATCCCGGTCCTCGGCGCCTCCATGTACCCGGCGATCTACAAGATGGGGGCCTACGACTTCTCCTGCACCGGCGTCTTCACCAACCGCACCCCGATCGACGCCTACCGCGGAGCGGGCCGCCCGGAGGCCACGTACGCGATCGAGCGGATCATGGACGACCTCGCCGCCGAACTCGGCATGGACCCCGTCGACCTGCGGCGCCACAACTGGATCCGGCACGAGGAGTTCCCGTACACCACGATCGCGGGGCTCACCTACGACAGCGGCAACTACGAGGCCGCCACCGACAAGGCGCTCGCCCTGTTCGACTACGACAAGCTGCGCGCCGAGCAGGCCGACCGCGTCGACCACGGGGACACCGTACGCCTCGGCATCGGCGTCTCCACGTACACCGAGATGTGCGGCCTCGCGCCGAGCCGCTGGCTGGGCGAGATGCGCTACGCCGCGGGCGGCTGGGAGGCGGCGAGCATCCGGGTGCTGCCCACCGGCAAGGTCGAGGTCGTCACCGGCACCAGTCCGCACGGACAGGGCCATGTGACGTCCTGGAGCCAGATCGCCGCCGACGCCCTCGGGGTGCCGTTCGAGGACGTCGAGGTGATGCACGGCGACACCATGCTGGCGCCCCACGGCATGGACACCTACGGATCGCGCTCACTCGTCATCGGCGGCGTCGCCGTCCACGAGGCGGCACGCAAGGTGGTGGACAAGGCCCGCAAGGTCGCCGCCCACCTGCTGGAGGCGAGCGAGGCGGACCTCGACTTCGCGGACGGCGCCTTCACCGTCAAGGGCTCTCCCGAAGCCCGCAAGACCATCCAGGAGGTGGCCTTCGCGGCCTTCGCCTCGCACGACCTGCCCGACGGCATGGAACCGTCGATCAACGCCGAGCACGTCCTGGACCCCGACACGTTCTCGTTCCCGCACGGCACCCACCTGTGCGCGGTCGAGGTCGACACCGAGACGGGTGCCGTGCACATCCGGTCGTACGTGTGCGTCGACGACGTCGGCAAGGTGATCAACCCGATGATCGTGGAGGGCCAGCTGCACGGCGGCATCGCGCAGGGCATCGCCCAGGCACTGTACGAGGAGGCCCTGTACGACGAGGACGGCAACCTGGTCACCGGCACGCTGGCCGACTATCTGGTGCCGGGCGCCCCGGACCTGCCCGAGTTCGTCACCGACCGCACCGAGACACCGGCGACCTCCAATCCCCTGGGCGTCAAGGGGGTGGGCGAGGCGGGCACGATCGCCTCGACGCCCGCCGTGGTCAACGCGGTCGTGGACGCCCTGCGCCCCTTCGGTGTCCAGGACATCCGGATGCCCTGCACACCCGAACGGGTCTGGCAGGCCGTTCGCTCCGGGAAGGAGACGTCGGCATGA
- a CDS encoding translation factor GTPase family protein: protein MHLLNLGILAHVDAGKTSLTERLLHTAGVIDEIGSVDAGNTQADSLALERQRGITIKSAVVSFALDDVTVNLIDTPGHPDFIAEVERVLGVLDGAVLVVSAVEGVQPQTRVLMRTLQRLRIPTLVFVNKIDRRGARYDAVLRAISQRLTAAVVPMGTAAALGTRDARFLPGLGPSALDVLADLDDDLLTAYVEDTVSHDRLHAALADRTRQAFVHPVYFGSAVTGAGVDALIGGIRELLPAAGGDPDGPVSGTVFKVERGPAGEKVAYARMFSGTLHTRDRIRFGAPGESSDAGGLADLRTEGRITAVSVFDHGADVRDDLVAAGRIAKLWGLGDIRIGDALGEPRKTHGHFFAPPTLETVVVPGDGADRRALHRALTLLAEQDPLIDLRHDEVRQETFVSLYGEVQKEVIQATLADEFGLDVTFRETTPLCVERPVGSGAAVEFNKKDGNPFLATVGLRVDPAPVGSGVAFRLEVELGSMPYAFFKAVEDTVRETLGQGLRGWQIPDCTVTMTHSGYSPRQSHAHQGFDKSMSSTGYDFRGLTPLVLTEALRRAGTQVHEPMHRFRIEAPADTLAALLPVLTRLRAVPQSTQTRGTCCSLEGSVPAAHVHELEQQLPGLTRGEGELESTFDHYAPAARGTVPERRRTDLNPLNRKEYLLNLTRRVGG, encoded by the coding sequence GTGCACTTGCTCAACCTCGGGATCCTCGCCCATGTCGACGCCGGTAAGACCAGCCTGACCGAACGCCTGCTGCACACGGCAGGCGTGATCGACGAGATCGGCAGCGTCGACGCCGGGAACACGCAGGCCGATTCCCTCGCGCTGGAGCGGCAGCGCGGCATCACCATCAAGTCCGCCGTCGTCTCCTTCGCGCTGGACGACGTGACGGTCAACCTCATCGACACCCCCGGCCACCCGGACTTCATCGCCGAGGTGGAGCGGGTGCTCGGCGTCCTCGACGGCGCCGTGCTGGTCGTCTCCGCCGTGGAGGGCGTCCAGCCGCAGACCCGCGTCCTGATGCGCACGCTGCAACGGCTGCGCATTCCGACCCTCGTCTTCGTCAACAAGATCGACCGACGCGGTGCGCGGTACGACGCCGTCCTGCGGGCCATCTCGCAACGGCTGACGGCGGCCGTCGTGCCCATGGGAACGGCCGCTGCCCTCGGCACACGGGACGCGCGCTTCCTGCCCGGCCTCGGCCCGTCCGCGCTGGACGTCCTCGCCGACCTCGACGACGACCTGCTGACCGCCTATGTCGAGGACACGGTCTCCCATGACCGCCTCCACGCCGCGCTCGCCGACCGGACCCGGCAGGCCTTCGTCCATCCGGTGTACTTCGGCTCCGCCGTCACGGGCGCGGGCGTCGACGCGCTGATCGGCGGGATCAGGGAGTTGCTGCCCGCCGCGGGCGGTGACCCCGACGGACCGGTCTCGGGGACCGTCTTCAAGGTGGAGCGGGGTCCGGCGGGGGAGAAGGTCGCGTACGCGCGGATGTTCTCCGGGACCCTGCACACCCGTGACCGGATCCGCTTCGGCGCGCCCGGCGAATCGAGCGACGCCGGCGGCCTCGCCGACCTGCGCACCGAGGGCCGGATCACCGCGGTCAGCGTCTTCGATCACGGCGCGGACGTCCGGGACGATCTGGTGGCGGCGGGCCGGATCGCCAAGCTCTGGGGCCTGGGCGACATCAGGATCGGCGACGCCCTCGGCGAACCCCGCAAGACGCACGGGCACTTCTTCGCGCCGCCCACCCTCGAAACCGTCGTCGTCCCGGGCGACGGAGCGGACCGGCGCGCCCTGCACCGTGCGCTCACCCTGCTCGCCGAACAGGACCCGCTGATCGACCTGCGCCACGACGAGGTACGGCAGGAGACCTTCGTCTCCCTCTACGGCGAGGTACAGAAGGAGGTCATCCAGGCCACGCTCGCCGACGAGTTCGGCCTCGACGTCACCTTCCGCGAGACGACGCCGCTGTGTGTCGAGCGGCCGGTCGGCTCGGGCGCGGCGGTCGAGTTCAACAAGAAGGACGGCAACCCCTTCCTCGCGACGGTCGGCCTGCGCGTCGACCCCGCCCCGGTCGGGTCCGGCGTGGCCTTCCGGCTGGAGGTGGAGCTCGGCTCCATGCCGTACGCCTTCTTCAAGGCCGTCGAGGACACCGTCCGCGAGACCCTCGGCCAGGGCCTGCGCGGCTGGCAGATCCCCGACTGCACCGTCACCATGACCCACTCCGGCTACTCACCCCGGCAGAGCCACGCCCACCAGGGCTTCGACAAGAGCATGTCCAGCACCGGCTACGACTTCCGTGGCCTCACCCCGCTGGTCCTGACCGAGGCCCTGCGCCGGGCAGGCACCCAGGTGCACGAGCCGATGCACCGCTTCCGTATCGAGGCCCCGGCCGACACCCTGGCCGCCCTGCTGCCGGTGCTGACCAGGCTGCGCGCGGTGCCGCAGAGCACGCAGACGCGCGGCACCTGCTGCTCGCTGGAGGGATCGGTGCCCGCGGCCCACGTGCACGAGCTGGAGCAGCAACTACCCGGGCTGACGCGCGGCGAGGGTGAGCTGGAGAGCACCTTCGACCACTACGCCCCCGCCGCACGCGGCACCGTCCCGGAGCGACGGCGCACCGACCTCAACCCGCTGAACCGCAAGGAGTACCTGTTGAACCTGACGCGCAGGGTCGGCGGCTGA
- a CDS encoding xanthine dehydrogenase family protein subunit M gives MIPPAFEYARPSSVDEAVRTLADAGEDAKVLAGGQSLLPLMRLRLAFPELVVDVNRIPELRGVREDGDTLVIGAMTTHHDVIADPLVRRHAGLLAAATSTVADPAVRHRGTLGGSLAHADPAGDLPAVVLVMDGELVAQGPRGQRTIPAREFFVDYLQSALAPDELLVEVRIPKADGWGFRYEKFHRVAQAWPIVGVAALVRRDDGHIAEARVGLTNMGTTPLRAPSAEEALSGAGDPDAVAQAAQEAAQGTRPSQDTSASPEYRAHLARVLTKRAVLAAAGMG, from the coding sequence ATGATTCCCCCCGCATTCGAGTACGCCCGTCCCAGCAGCGTCGACGAGGCGGTGCGCACGCTCGCCGACGCGGGCGAGGACGCCAAGGTGCTGGCCGGCGGGCAGAGCCTGCTGCCGCTCATGAGGCTGCGGCTGGCCTTCCCGGAACTGGTCGTCGACGTCAACCGCATCCCCGAGCTGCGCGGGGTGCGGGAGGACGGCGACACGCTGGTCATCGGTGCGATGACCACGCACCACGACGTCATCGCGGATCCGCTGGTCCGGCGGCACGCGGGACTGCTGGCGGCCGCCACCTCGACGGTCGCGGACCCGGCCGTACGGCATCGCGGCACCCTCGGCGGCTCGCTCGCACACGCCGACCCGGCCGGAGACCTGCCCGCGGTGGTACTGGTGATGGACGGTGAGCTGGTGGCCCAGGGACCGCGCGGGCAGCGCACGATCCCGGCGCGGGAGTTCTTCGTCGACTATCTGCAGTCCGCGCTGGCGCCCGACGAGCTGCTGGTCGAGGTGCGGATCCCGAAGGCGGACGGCTGGGGCTTCCGCTACGAGAAGTTCCACCGGGTCGCCCAGGCCTGGCCCATCGTCGGCGTGGCCGCGCTGGTACGGCGCGACGACGGGCACATCGCCGAGGCACGGGTCGGGCTGACCAACATGGGCACCACGCCCCTGCGGGCCCCATCCGCCGAGGAGGCGCTGTCCGGCGCCGGGGACCCGGACGCCGTGGCGCAGGCCGCCCAGGAGGCGGCACAGGGCACCCGGCCGTCCCAGGACACCTCGGCCTCACCCGAGTACCGGGCGCATCTGGCGCGGGTGCTCACCAAGCGGGCGGTGCTGGCGGCCGCCGGGATGGGGTGA
- a CDS encoding tetratricopeptide repeat protein produces the protein MTADTRIEQAQLLYERAVFGGDSSALAPAERGLDAVEADLALTRGKVVHARFLEERVEDARELELFERAARLYERLGDVRGEGEALFWVGTFHQVVRDDTEAALPAFTRALDLATRADDRLTMSYALRHLGFAEHMAGRLDAARDRFEESTRLRRELGFLPGVAANLIGLAYVAAQQDRREEAAELLREAVESAEKSGAEGVLRWVAEAREDLDLPG, from the coding sequence ATGACTGCGGACACACGGATAGAGCAAGCCCAACTCCTTTACGAGCGTGCGGTGTTCGGAGGTGACAGCAGTGCGCTGGCGCCCGCCGAGCGAGGGCTCGACGCGGTCGAGGCGGATCTCGCCCTGACCCGCGGCAAGGTCGTCCATGCCCGATTCCTCGAGGAGCGGGTCGAGGACGCGCGGGAGCTGGAGCTCTTCGAGCGCGCGGCGCGGCTGTACGAGCGGCTCGGCGACGTGCGGGGCGAGGGGGAGGCGCTGTTCTGGGTCGGCACCTTCCACCAGGTGGTCCGTGACGACACTGAGGCGGCCCTGCCCGCCTTCACCCGCGCCCTCGACCTCGCCACCCGGGCCGACGACCGGCTGACCATGTCGTACGCCCTTCGGCACCTGGGCTTCGCGGAGCACATGGCCGGACGGCTCGATGCGGCGCGAGACCGTTTCGAGGAGTCCACCCGGCTGCGCCGCGAGCTCGGATTCCTGCCGGGAGTGGCCGCCAACCTGATCGGGCTCGCCTACGTCGCGGCCCAGCAGGACCGGCGGGAGGAAGCCGCGGAACTCCTCCGGGAAGCGGTGGAGTCGGCCGAGAAGTCCGGGGCGGAAGGTGTCCTGCGGTGGGTGGCCGAGGCTCGTGAGGACCTCGATCTGCCCGGGTAG
- a CDS encoding (2Fe-2S)-binding protein — protein sequence MTHISVKVDGTTYEDDVEPRLLLIHYLRDRLGLTGTPIGCDTTSCGSCTVELDGTAVKSCTVLAVQADGCEVTTVQGLAHDGDWTALQRAFHERHALQCGYCTPGMIMAARDLLREHPHPTPDEVRHGLEGNLCRCTGYQNIVRAVLDVSEEEVTA from the coding sequence ATGACTCACATCTCGGTGAAGGTGGACGGCACGACGTACGAGGACGACGTGGAGCCCCGCCTCCTCCTGATCCACTATCTGCGCGACCGCCTCGGTCTGACCGGCACCCCGATCGGCTGTGACACCACGAGCTGCGGGAGCTGCACCGTCGAACTGGACGGCACCGCCGTCAAGAGCTGCACCGTGCTCGCCGTCCAGGCGGACGGGTGCGAGGTGACCACCGTCCAGGGACTGGCCCACGACGGCGACTGGACGGCCCTGCAGCGGGCCTTCCACGAGCGGCACGCGCTGCAGTGCGGCTACTGCACCCCAGGGATGATCATGGCGGCCCGCGATCTGCTGCGCGAGCACCCCCATCCCACGCCGGACGAGGTACGGCACGGCCTGGAGGGCAATCTCTGCCGCTGCACCGGCTACCAGAACATCGTGCGGGCGGTGCTGGACGTCTCCGAGGAGGAGGTCACGGCATGA
- a CDS encoding MoxR family ATPase — MDGPEQVRDRLEATGYLVDDGLAVACFLALRLGRPLFCEGDAGVGKTALASALAEALDAPLIRLQCHEGIDASQALYDWDFPRQLLHLRAAEAAGVTDSDLLEGQLYDRRFLVARPLLRALETQPSVLLVDEIDRADDEFEAFLLELLSEYSVTIPELGTLRAEVPPVVVLTSNRTREVHDALKRRCLYHWFDHPGFARELAIVRRRLPQVSARLAEQVTALVQALRAQDLLKPPGVAETIDWAEALDTLGASEVDAELAVATLGSVLKYREDAERARGLDFAAVLATRGA; from the coding sequence ATGGACGGCCCGGAGCAGGTGCGGGACCGCCTGGAGGCGACGGGGTACCTCGTCGACGACGGGCTGGCCGTCGCCTGCTTCCTCGCCCTGCGGCTCGGCCGGCCGCTCTTCTGCGAGGGCGACGCGGGCGTCGGCAAGACCGCGCTCGCCTCCGCCCTCGCCGAGGCGCTCGACGCCCCGCTGATCCGGTTGCAGTGCCACGAGGGCATCGACGCCTCGCAGGCCCTGTACGACTGGGACTTCCCACGTCAGCTGCTGCACCTACGGGCCGCCGAGGCCGCCGGCGTCACCGACTCCGACCTTCTTGAGGGTCAGCTGTACGACCGGCGCTTCCTGGTCGCCCGGCCCTTGCTGCGCGCCCTGGAGACCCAGCCGTCCGTGCTGCTGGTCGACGAGATCGACCGGGCCGACGACGAGTTCGAGGCGTTCCTGCTGGAGCTGCTGTCGGAGTACTCGGTGACGATTCCGGAGCTGGGCACCCTGCGGGCCGAGGTGCCGCCGGTGGTCGTGCTCACCTCCAACCGCACGCGCGAGGTCCACGACGCGCTCAAGCGGCGGTGCCTGTACCACTGGTTCGACCATCCCGGCTTCGCCCGCGAACTGGCCATCGTGCGGCGGCGGTTGCCACAGGTGTCGGCGCGGCTGGCGGAGCAGGTGACGGCCCTGGTGCAGGCGCTGCGCGCGCAGGACCTGCTCAAGCCGCCCGGTGTCGCCGAGACGATCGACTGGGCCGAGGCCCTGGACACGCTGGGCGCGAGCGAGGTGGACGCGGAGCTGGCGGTGGCGACGCTGGGTTCGGTGCTGAAGTACCGGGAGGACGCCGAGCGGGCACGGGGGCTGGACTTCGCGGCGGTGCTCGCGACGCGAGGGGCGTGA